One part of the Microbacterium saperdae genome encodes these proteins:
- a CDS encoding LacI family DNA-binding transcriptional regulator has translation MSKRLAEVARKVGVSEATVSRVLNDKPGVSDATRQAVLTALDVLGYERPTKLRGERARLVGLVLPELQNPIFPAFAEIVGGALTQNGYTPLLCTQNAGGVTESDYVDLLLAQQVSGVIFLGGNYTQADAAHEHYERLRQVNLPTVLVNARVPELRFATVSTDDAAAAEQAVLHVHQLGHRRIGLLLGPEDHVPSQRKLDAARRLLERLGSPLSDELVVRGMYSLESGQAGATRLFAAGATAVVCASDPMALGAVRAARRAGLAVPGDVSVVGFDDSALMSCTEPPLTTVRQPIESMGRAVIELLLAQIAGTAQPGDELLFEPELVLRASTGPHA, from the coding sequence ATGTCGAAGCGCCTGGCCGAGGTGGCCCGCAAGGTCGGAGTGAGCGAAGCCACGGTCAGCCGTGTGCTCAACGACAAACCCGGAGTGTCTGATGCCACCCGACAGGCGGTGCTGACCGCACTCGATGTGCTGGGCTACGAACGCCCGACCAAGCTCCGTGGCGAGCGCGCCCGGCTGGTCGGCCTCGTGCTTCCCGAACTGCAGAATCCCATCTTCCCCGCCTTCGCGGAGATCGTCGGCGGCGCGCTCACGCAGAACGGCTATACACCCCTGCTGTGCACGCAGAATGCCGGCGGCGTCACGGAGTCGGACTACGTGGACCTGCTCCTCGCGCAGCAGGTCTCCGGCGTGATCTTCCTCGGCGGCAACTACACGCAGGCGGATGCCGCGCACGAGCACTACGAGCGTCTGCGGCAGGTGAATCTGCCCACGGTGCTGGTGAACGCGCGGGTGCCGGAGCTGCGCTTCGCGACCGTGTCGACCGACGATGCGGCCGCTGCCGAGCAGGCCGTTCTGCACGTGCATCAGCTCGGACACCGGCGGATCGGCCTGCTGTTGGGGCCGGAGGACCACGTGCCTTCGCAGCGCAAGCTCGATGCCGCACGCCGTCTGCTGGAACGCCTCGGGTCGCCCCTGTCGGATGAGCTCGTCGTCCGGGGCATGTACTCCCTCGAATCCGGACAGGCGGGTGCCACCCGACTGTTCGCGGCGGGCGCGACGGCCGTCGTGTGTGCGAGCGATCCCATGGCTCTCGGCGCGGTGCGCGCCGCCCGACGAGCGGGCCTCGCGGTGCCGGGCGACGTCAGCGTCGTGGGCTTCGACGACTCCGCGCTCATGAGCTGCACGGAGCCGCCGCTCACCACGGTGCGGCAGCCGATCGAGTCGATGGGCCGCGCCGTGATCGAGCTGCTGTTGGCGCAGATCGCGGGCACGGCTCAGCCGGGTGACGAACTCCTCTTCGAGCCGGAGCTGGTGCTGCGCGCCTCCACCGGCCCTCACGCCTGA
- a CDS encoding TetR/AcrR family transcriptional regulator: MARRGSYAKGVARREEILESALDVIGRKGYQNASLKEIAEVVGVTPAALLHYFGSKEELFTEVLRKRDEHDGLDPAFLDADAARAGFIDVIRHNTQVPGLVALFSRLSVDAADPEHPAHQYFLDRSERLRETFVESFGPGGHGRPVLEPETLARVIQAASDGLQLQWMIDPTVDMPAIMEALIGALYPPAPPAALTTEPQI; encoded by the coding sequence ATGGCACGACGTGGCTCATACGCGAAAGGCGTCGCTCGACGCGAAGAGATCCTGGAGAGCGCGCTCGACGTGATCGGGCGCAAGGGATACCAGAACGCCTCTCTCAAGGAGATCGCCGAGGTCGTCGGGGTGACCCCCGCCGCGCTGCTGCACTATTTCGGCTCCAAGGAGGAGCTCTTCACCGAGGTGCTGCGCAAGCGCGACGAGCACGACGGGCTGGATCCCGCCTTCCTCGACGCCGACGCGGCCAGAGCCGGTTTCATCGACGTGATCCGTCACAACACCCAGGTCCCCGGTCTCGTGGCCCTCTTCTCACGCCTCTCGGTGGATGCCGCCGACCCCGAGCACCCGGCACACCAGTACTTCCTCGACCGCAGCGAGCGCCTGCGCGAGACCTTCGTCGAGAGCTTCGGCCCCGGCGGCCACGGACGCCCCGTACTCGAGCCCGAGACCCTCGCACGCGTCATCCAGGCCGCATCCGACGGCCTGCAGCTGCAGTGGATGATCGACCCGACCGTCGACATGCCCGCGATCATGGAGGCGTTGATCGGCGCCCTGTACCCGCCGGCTCCGCCCGCCGCCCTGACGACTGAACCGCAGATCTGA
- a CDS encoding LacI family DNA-binding transcriptional regulator, with protein sequence MSISIRDVALRAGVSVGTVSNVLNRPDEVSSDSVERVTQAIEELGYVRNDAARKLRAGVSTTVGFVVLDGQNPFYNDVVRGAEDEASSHGIAILYGNTDDDPSREKVYLDLFREQQVRGLLIAPYGDVMTQLRRFRASGIATVLVDRFSADSGFSSVSVDSVAGGRLAVEHLIEGGRRRIAFVGGPFDMRQVTDRLAGARAAAENAAVHVELEVVPTSAMTVEEGVIAGTKLLTRPRREWPDALFAANDLLALGLLQSLVSGGRVLVPDEIALIGFDDNPFAAAAAVPLSSIRQPSRMIGRTALRIVLEEAADPESIPRQTVFPPELVIRRSTAG encoded by the coding sequence ATGTCGATCAGCATCCGTGATGTCGCCCTCCGCGCCGGCGTCTCGGTCGGCACGGTGTCGAACGTCCTGAACCGCCCGGACGAGGTCTCCAGCGATTCGGTCGAGAGGGTCACGCAGGCGATCGAAGAGCTCGGCTACGTGCGCAACGATGCGGCGCGCAAGCTCCGCGCCGGCGTGAGCACCACCGTCGGCTTCGTGGTGCTCGACGGCCAGAACCCCTTCTACAACGACGTGGTGCGCGGGGCGGAGGACGAGGCGTCCAGCCACGGCATCGCGATCCTCTACGGCAACACCGACGATGATCCGTCCCGCGAGAAGGTCTACCTCGATCTGTTCCGCGAACAGCAGGTCCGTGGACTGCTCATCGCCCCCTACGGCGATGTCATGACACAACTGCGCCGATTCCGGGCCAGCGGGATCGCCACGGTCCTGGTCGACCGGTTCAGCGCCGACAGCGGCTTCTCGTCCGTTTCCGTCGACAGCGTCGCGGGCGGGCGTCTCGCGGTGGAGCACCTGATCGAGGGCGGCCGCAGGCGCATCGCCTTCGTCGGCGGCCCGTTCGACATGCGCCAGGTCACCGATCGCCTCGCCGGCGCCCGCGCCGCGGCGGAGAACGCGGCGGTCCACGTGGAGCTCGAAGTCGTCCCGACATCGGCGATGACGGTCGAAGAGGGAGTCATCGCCGGCACGAAGCTGCTCACGCGCCCGCGCCGCGAATGGCCGGATGCGCTCTTCGCCGCCAACGATCTGCTGGCGCTCGGGCTCCTGCAATCGCTGGTCTCAGGAGGGCGAGTGCTGGTCCCCGATGAGATCGCCCTCATCGGCTTCGACGACAACCCGTTCGCCGCGGCCGCTGCCGTGCCCCTGTCGTCGATCCGCCAGCCGAGCCGGATGATCGGACGCACCGCGCTGCGCATCGTGCTGGAAGAAGCCGCCGACCCCGAGAGCATCCCCCGCCAGACGGTGTTCCCGCCCGAACTCGTCATCCGTCGCTCGACGGCGGGCTGA
- a CDS encoding carbohydrate ABC transporter permease: MSLSTRAAERAAEKAADRVGDRTVISDSERRRPGIRFGMSLTHVFLTVGLVVAGLGPILWLAKSAVTPTQDTLQQPFALWPNGIDWENLSTAWNDIHIDQYFLNTIVIALGAWFVQLFIATTAGYALSVLRPRYAPVLNGLVLATLFIPGIVLLVPLYLTIVNPPLLGEVNLLNNYLAVWLPMGANAFNILLVKRFFDSLPREVFEAARTDGAGPFRLFWSIVLPMSKPILGVVSVFAIIAAWKDYLWPMLVLPDPAVQPLSVRLPAVQSQTELDVFLAALAIATLIPIAMFLVFQSVFLRSAGLGGAVKG; the protein is encoded by the coding sequence ATGAGTCTCTCGACCCGCGCTGCCGAACGAGCAGCCGAGAAGGCGGCCGACCGGGTGGGGGACCGCACCGTCATCTCGGACTCGGAGCGTCGGCGTCCGGGCATCCGGTTCGGGATGTCGCTCACGCACGTGTTCCTGACCGTCGGACTGGTGGTGGCCGGACTCGGCCCGATCCTGTGGTTGGCGAAGTCGGCCGTGACCCCGACGCAGGACACCCTGCAGCAGCCTTTCGCGCTGTGGCCGAACGGGATCGACTGGGAGAACCTGTCGACGGCGTGGAACGACATCCACATCGACCAGTACTTCCTGAACACGATCGTGATCGCGCTCGGCGCCTGGTTCGTGCAACTCTTCATCGCGACGACGGCGGGCTATGCGCTTTCCGTGCTCCGCCCGAGGTACGCGCCGGTGTTGAACGGGCTCGTGCTGGCGACGCTCTTCATCCCGGGGATCGTGCTGCTCGTGCCGCTGTATCTGACGATCGTCAACCCGCCGCTGCTGGGCGAGGTGAATCTGCTCAACAACTACCTCGCGGTGTGGCTGCCCATGGGCGCGAACGCCTTCAACATCCTGCTGGTCAAGCGCTTCTTCGACAGCCTGCCGCGGGAGGTGTTCGAGGCTGCGCGCACCGATGGCGCCGGTCCCTTCCGGCTCTTCTGGTCGATCGTGCTGCCGATGTCGAAGCCGATCCTCGGCGTGGTCTCGGTCTTCGCGATCATCGCCGCCTGGAAGGACTACCTCTGGCCGATGCTGGTGCTGCCGGACCCCGCGGTGCAGCCGCTGTCGGTGCGGTTGCCCGCGGTGCAGTCGCAGACAGAGCTCGACGTGTTCCTGGCGGCGCTCGCGATCGCCACGCTCATCCCGATCGCGATGTTCCTCGTGTTCCAATCCGTGTTCCTGCGGTCGGCGGGGCTCGGCGGTGCGGTGAAGGGGTAG
- a CDS encoding glycoside hydrolase family 13 protein, with protein sequence MTRSSVDTDVLRSTSPARPVTLPADAGWWRTAVIYQVYVRSFADGNGDGIGDLAGVRSRLGYLKSLGVDALWFTPWYPSPLADGGYDVQDYRGIDPRFGTLEEAEQLIAEALELGIRTIVDIVPNHVSDQHEWFRQALAAGPGSAERERFWFRPGRGADGAGIPTNWVSSFQGETWTRTQNPDGTPGEWYLHLFTPEQPDLNWNHPDVRREHEDVLRFWFDRGVAGVRIDSAALPVKDPSLPDLPVGTAPIVGHPHIDRDELHDIYRSWRAVADEYDGERVLVGEVWLEDAERFARYLRPGEMHTAFNFGFMSQPWSAQAMRASITRTLAEHAPVGAPATWVLSNHDVTRPATRYGQADSSFAFDRKRFGTATDSALGTRRARAAALLVAALPGSLYIYQGDELGLPEVELPLEVIEDPMHFRSGGVDPGRDGCRVPLPWAGGSSPYGFGGMPWLPQPADWAALTVDAQELDPQSTLNLYRAAIARRRETADFAGSDLEWLELGADVLAFRRGDGTVSITNLGPVPVPLPAHHEVLLASAPLDGVLPPDATAWLALRAPRERSPRETP encoded by the coding sequence ATGACGAGGAGTTCCGTGGACACCGATGTTCTGCGCAGCACGAGCCCTGCACGCCCCGTGACCTTGCCCGCCGACGCCGGCTGGTGGCGCACGGCCGTGATCTACCAGGTGTACGTGCGCAGTTTCGCCGACGGGAACGGCGACGGGATCGGCGACCTCGCCGGCGTCCGCTCGCGGCTGGGATACCTCAAGAGCCTCGGCGTCGACGCCCTCTGGTTCACCCCCTGGTACCCGAGCCCGCTCGCCGACGGCGGGTACGACGTGCAGGACTACCGCGGCATCGATCCGCGCTTCGGAACGCTCGAGGAGGCCGAGCAGCTCATCGCGGAGGCTCTTGAGCTCGGCATCCGCACGATCGTCGACATCGTCCCGAACCACGTCTCCGACCAGCACGAATGGTTCCGGCAGGCACTCGCGGCCGGTCCCGGAAGTGCGGAACGCGAGCGGTTCTGGTTCCGCCCCGGCCGTGGGGCCGACGGTGCCGGCATCCCGACCAACTGGGTCTCCAGCTTCCAGGGCGAGACGTGGACGCGCACGCAGAACCCCGACGGGACGCCCGGCGAGTGGTACCTGCACCTGTTCACTCCCGAGCAGCCCGATCTGAACTGGAACCATCCCGATGTGCGCCGCGAGCATGAGGACGTGCTGCGGTTCTGGTTCGATCGCGGCGTCGCCGGAGTGCGGATCGACTCCGCCGCGCTGCCGGTCAAGGACCCGTCGTTGCCTGATCTGCCCGTGGGGACCGCACCGATCGTCGGACATCCGCACATCGACAGGGATGAGCTGCACGACATCTACCGCAGCTGGCGTGCCGTCGCAGATGAGTACGACGGCGAGCGGGTGCTCGTCGGGGAGGTCTGGCTGGAGGATGCCGAGCGGTTCGCCCGCTACCTGCGCCCCGGAGAGATGCACACCGCATTCAACTTCGGCTTCATGTCGCAGCCGTGGAGTGCGCAGGCGATGCGTGCATCGATCACGCGCACCCTGGCCGAGCACGCGCCGGTCGGCGCCCCGGCGACCTGGGTGCTGTCGAACCATGACGTCACCCGGCCCGCGACCCGCTACGGGCAGGCCGACTCCTCCTTCGCGTTCGACCGCAAGCGGTTCGGCACCGCGACCGATTCCGCACTCGGCACCCGCCGGGCACGGGCGGCGGCCCTCCTGGTCGCTGCGCTCCCCGGCAGTCTGTACATCTATCAGGGCGACGAGCTCGGTCTGCCCGAAGTCGAGCTGCCGCTCGAAGTGATCGAGGACCCCATGCATTTCCGCTCCGGGGGAGTCGATCCCGGCCGGGACGGATGCCGAGTGCCGCTGCCGTGGGCAGGAGGATCGAGCCCGTACGGATTCGGTGGCATGCCCTGGCTGCCGCAACCCGCGGACTGGGCTGCGCTCACGGTCGACGCCCAGGAGCTCGATCCGCAGTCCACCCTGAACCTGTACCGCGCGGCGATCGCGCGCCGTCGCGAGACCGCCGACTTCGCCGGGAGCGACCTGGAGTGGCTCGAACTCGGCGCCGACGTGCTGGCTTTCCGCCGCGGCGACGGCACGGTCAGCATCACCAATCTCGGGCCCGTTCCGGTACCGCTTCCCGCGCACCACGAGGTCCTCCTCGCCAGCGCCCCGCTCGACGGCGTGCTGCCGCCCGATGCCACGGCCTGGCTCGCCCTGCGCGCGCCGCGTGAGCGTTCTCCGCGAGAGACCCCTTAG
- a CDS encoding carbohydrate ABC transporter permease → MTMTLPEQRAAVETSPPPAVRRSRRRSPLSWYRGGGLANLLFVLPMLFVFVFFSWSPIVQSVIMSLQKTNLIVSEWVGFDNYLAVIGDPELGRAVINTLWFAVLALLFGFPLPLLMAVLMSEVRRGKGIYSALAYLPVVIPPVVAVLLWKFFYSADPSGVFNSVLGWVGIPPQPWIQDAVQAMPSLVLEATWAGAGGSIIIYLAALLGVPPELYDAAEVDGAGIWKKVWHVTLPQLRGILFIMLILQVIATAQVFLEPFLFTGGGPAGATKTVLLYIYDKAFRNSLGGDYGEATAVSVLLAIVLAILSWLYFKLTDRWSTT, encoded by the coding sequence ATGACGATGACGCTCCCTGAGCAGCGGGCGGCGGTGGAGACCTCTCCGCCGCCCGCTGTGCGCCGTTCCCGCCGCCGTTCGCCGCTGAGCTGGTACCGCGGCGGCGGGCTGGCGAACCTGCTGTTCGTGCTGCCGATGCTGTTCGTGTTCGTGTTCTTCTCGTGGTCCCCGATCGTGCAGTCGGTGATCATGAGCCTGCAGAAGACGAACCTCATCGTCTCGGAGTGGGTCGGGTTCGACAACTACCTCGCCGTGATCGGAGACCCTGAGCTCGGTCGCGCCGTGATCAACACGCTGTGGTTCGCGGTGCTCGCGCTGCTGTTCGGGTTCCCGCTGCCGTTGCTGATGGCCGTGCTGATGAGCGAGGTGCGGCGGGGCAAGGGCATCTACTCGGCGCTGGCGTATCTGCCGGTCGTGATCCCGCCCGTGGTGGCCGTGCTGCTGTGGAAGTTCTTCTACAGCGCCGATCCCTCCGGCGTCTTCAACTCTGTCCTCGGCTGGGTCGGCATCCCGCCGCAGCCGTGGATCCAGGATGCTGTTCAGGCCATGCCCTCCCTCGTGCTCGAGGCGACCTGGGCGGGAGCAGGGGGATCGATCATCATCTATCTCGCCGCCCTGCTCGGCGTGCCGCCCGAGCTGTACGACGCCGCCGAGGTCGACGGTGCGGGGATCTGGAAGAAGGTGTGGCACGTCACGCTCCCGCAGCTGCGCGGCATCCTCTTCATCATGTTGATCCTGCAGGTGATCGCGACCGCGCAGGTGTTCCTCGAACCGTTCCTGTTCACGGGAGGCGGGCCGGCCGGGGCGACCAAGACCGTGCTGCTGTACATCTACGACAAGGCGTTCCGCAACAGTCTGGGCGGTGACTACGGCGAGGCGACCGCGGTCTCGGTGCTGCTGGCGATCGTGCTGGCGATCCTGTCCTGGCTGTACTTCAAGCTCACCGACCGTTGGAGCACGACATGA
- a CDS encoding glycoside hydrolase family 3 C-terminal domain-containing protein — MTDISASDLTLEEKASLTSGADFWTTKAVERAGIPSVMMTDGPHGLRKQSGGTDHLGLASSVPATCFPPAVGIGSSFDPEIIARVGAAIGVEAAIEDVAVVLGPGINIKRSPLCGRNFEYFSEDPLVSGILGAASVRGVQSQGVGTSLKHFAANNQEFDRMRASSDVDPRPLREIYLRGFERVVKDASPWTVMCSYNKLNGVWTSEDPWLLTSVLRDDWGFDGLVVSDWGAVNDRVTGVAAGLDLEMPASGGRTDAQLVDAVRAGTLAESVLDTAAGRAIDLVRKAGERPAVAGPLDVDAHHALAREAAGRSIVLLKNDGGVLPLAATQKVAVIGAFATEPRFQGAGSSLINPTRVDAALDELRAVGGGNVTYAPGFAVAGGAIAASGRSADDLRAEAVTVAAAADVAVVLLGLPAAEESEGFDREHIDLPATQLALLDAVIAANPRTVVVLSNGGVVALPFADRVPAIVETWLLGQAGGGAVADVLYGVVNPSGKLTETVPVRVEDNPSFGNFPGEFGHVRYGEGLLVGYRWYDAKGLEVTYPFGHGLSYTTFEYGAATASIGADGDILVRVDVTNTGDRDGREIVQVYVAPAQSIVQRAPRELKAFSSVALAAGETRAVELVVRREDLAYWDVRVDRWVVEGGTYAVEVAASSRDIRSSVSVEVAGDDVQQDLTMNSSVGDVLAHPVAGPIVMGALGGFMSELSGADSSAASMIPDDDAMQKMMASFPIGRLVGFPGVEVTYEQVEQLIAAANAGVLPAE; from the coding sequence ATGACCGACATCTCGGCATCCGATCTGACACTCGAGGAGAAGGCGTCGCTCACCAGCGGCGCGGACTTCTGGACCACCAAGGCTGTGGAGCGCGCGGGCATCCCCTCGGTGATGATGACCGACGGTCCGCACGGACTCCGCAAGCAGTCCGGCGGCACGGACCACCTCGGGCTCGCCAGCAGCGTCCCCGCCACCTGCTTCCCGCCCGCCGTCGGCATCGGCTCGTCGTTCGACCCCGAGATCATCGCGCGCGTCGGCGCCGCGATCGGCGTGGAGGCCGCGATCGAAGACGTCGCGGTGGTGCTCGGACCCGGCATCAACATCAAGCGCTCCCCGCTGTGCGGACGCAACTTCGAGTACTTCTCGGAGGACCCTCTCGTCTCGGGCATCCTCGGTGCCGCCTCGGTGCGCGGCGTGCAGTCGCAGGGTGTGGGGACTTCGCTCAAGCACTTCGCGGCGAACAACCAGGAGTTCGACCGCATGCGCGCGAGCTCGGATGTCGACCCGCGACCGCTGCGCGAGATCTACCTGCGCGGCTTCGAGCGCGTCGTGAAAGACGCCTCGCCGTGGACCGTCATGTGCTCGTACAACAAGCTCAACGGCGTCTGGACCTCGGAGGACCCGTGGCTGCTCACCAGCGTGCTGCGCGACGACTGGGGCTTCGACGGCCTCGTCGTCTCGGACTGGGGTGCCGTGAACGACCGCGTCACGGGCGTCGCCGCCGGACTCGACCTGGAGATGCCGGCATCGGGTGGCCGGACGGATGCGCAGCTGGTGGATGCCGTGCGGGCCGGCACCCTCGCCGAGAGCGTGCTCGACACGGCCGCAGGCCGAGCGATCGACCTCGTGCGCAAGGCGGGGGAGCGACCGGCCGTGGCCGGACCCCTCGACGTGGACGCGCATCACGCCCTCGCCCGCGAGGCCGCCGGCCGCTCGATCGTGCTGCTGAAGAACGACGGGGGAGTGCTGCCCCTTGCAGCCACACAGAAGGTCGCCGTGATCGGGGCGTTCGCGACCGAGCCGCGCTTCCAGGGCGCCGGCTCCTCGCTCATCAACCCGACCAGGGTCGATGCCGCCCTCGACGAGCTGCGCGCCGTCGGTGGAGGCAACGTCACGTACGCCCCGGGCTTCGCGGTCGCCGGTGGCGCCATCGCGGCATCCGGACGCAGCGCTGATGACCTGCGCGCCGAGGCCGTGACGGTGGCTGCCGCCGCCGATGTGGCCGTCGTCCTGCTGGGCCTGCCTGCTGCCGAGGAATCAGAGGGCTTCGACCGCGAACACATCGACCTGCCTGCCACGCAGCTCGCGCTGCTGGACGCGGTGATCGCGGCCAACCCGCGCACCGTGGTGGTGCTGTCCAACGGCGGCGTGGTCGCGCTGCCCTTCGCCGACCGGGTGCCGGCGATCGTCGAGACCTGGCTGCTCGGTCAGGCCGGAGGAGGCGCCGTCGCCGACGTGCTCTACGGCGTCGTGAACCCCTCGGGCAAGCTCACCGAGACGGTTCCGGTGCGTGTCGAGGACAACCCCTCGTTCGGCAACTTCCCGGGCGAGTTCGGGCACGTCCGCTACGGCGAGGGGCTGCTCGTCGGCTACCGCTGGTACGACGCCAAGGGCCTCGAGGTCACCTATCCGTTCGGCCACGGACTCTCGTACACGACCTTCGAGTACGGGGCGGCCACGGCATCGATCGGCGCCGATGGCGACATCCTGGTGCGCGTCGATGTGACCAACACCGGTGACCGCGACGGTCGCGAGATCGTCCAGGTGTACGTCGCCCCTGCGCAGTCGATCGTGCAGCGCGCACCCCGCGAGCTCAAGGCGTTCTCGTCGGTCGCGCTCGCCGCGGGCGAGACCCGTGCCGTCGAGCTCGTCGTGCGCCGCGAGGACCTGGCGTACTGGGACGTGCGCGTCGATCGCTGGGTCGTCGAGGGCGGCACGTACGCGGTCGAGGTGGCGGCATCCAGCCGTGACATCCGTTCGTCGGTCTCGGTCGAGGTCGCGGGCGACGATGTGCAGCAGGATCTGACCATGAACTCCTCGGTCGGCGACGTGCTGGCCCACCCGGTCGCCGGCCCCATCGTGATGGGGGCGCTCGGCGGCTTCATGAGCGAGCTCAGCGGAGCGGACTCGTCGGCGGCGTCCATGATCCCGGACGACGACGCGATGCAGAAGATGATGGCGTCGTTCCCGATCGGCCGCCTCGTCGGATTCCCGGGTGTCGAGGTGACCTACGAGCAGGTCGAGCAGCTGATCGCGGCCGCGAACGCAGGAGTCCTGCCGGCGGAGTAG
- a CDS encoding ABC transporter substrate-binding protein has protein sequence MKSPTKTLVAGIAVLATVGALAGCSAGGDEGAADGKTELRVATFPPGADAAAYEAFAAQEKQFEKEYPDIDIIGVEYEWEGPTFAVQLAGGSLPDVFTVPFTDSKTLLENGQLMDVTDAIDKLGYTDKFNPIILDGVTGADGKIYGFPRQAYAAALHYNRDLFEQAGLDPDNPPQTWEEIREAAKAIHDATGKTGYAQMAINNTGGWQLTSQTVARGGRTQTDNGDGTAESTIDNDATKAALQFLHDVKWEDGSFGSKVDLDWGTINQEFAAGNVGMYTSGSDIYTALVRDFGMDSSIYGMTVVPMEGDDPGTLGGGDIAVISPTVDEKTKAAAVTWIDWYYMQKLMDKDAAVLDAKTLNESGQAVGTPLLPVLSRELYDESQEWIADYINVPVDQMAPFSDRIWDQTPVGEPKVKTQEVYALLDTVVQKVLTDQNADIDALLAQAQTDAQSKLDE, from the coding sequence ATGAAGTCACCCACGAAGACCCTGGTCGCCGGCATCGCCGTGCTGGCGACCGTCGGCGCTCTCGCCGGCTGCAGCGCGGGCGGAGACGAGGGCGCCGCAGACGGCAAGACCGAGCTGCGCGTCGCGACGTTCCCGCCCGGAGCCGATGCAGCCGCGTATGAGGCGTTCGCGGCGCAGGAGAAGCAGTTCGAGAAGGAGTACCCCGACATCGACATCATCGGTGTCGAGTACGAATGGGAGGGCCCCACCTTCGCCGTGCAGCTCGCCGGCGGCAGCCTGCCCGACGTGTTCACCGTGCCGTTCACCGATTCCAAGACGCTCCTCGAGAACGGGCAGCTGATGGACGTGACCGACGCGATCGACAAGCTCGGGTACACCGACAAGTTCAACCCGATCATCCTCGACGGCGTCACCGGTGCCGACGGCAAGATCTACGGGTTCCCCCGGCAGGCGTATGCGGCGGCGCTCCACTACAACCGCGACCTGTTCGAGCAGGCCGGTCTCGACCCCGACAACCCTCCGCAGACCTGGGAGGAGATCCGCGAGGCGGCCAAGGCCATCCACGACGCCACCGGCAAGACCGGCTACGCGCAGATGGCCATCAACAACACGGGCGGCTGGCAGCTCACCTCGCAGACCGTCGCGCGCGGCGGTCGCACCCAGACCGACAACGGAGACGGCACGGCGGAGTCGACGATCGACAACGATGCCACGAAGGCGGCGCTGCAGTTCCTGCACGACGTGAAATGGGAGGACGGCTCCTTCGGCTCGAAGGTCGACCTCGACTGGGGAACCATCAACCAGGAGTTCGCAGCCGGCAACGTCGGCATGTACACCTCGGGCTCCGACATCTACACGGCTCTCGTGCGCGACTTCGGAATGGACTCCTCGATCTACGGCATGACCGTCGTGCCGATGGAGGGCGACGACCCCGGAACCCTCGGCGGTGGCGACATCGCGGTGATCAGCCCCACGGTCGATGAGAAGACCAAGGCCGCGGCGGTGACCTGGATCGACTGGTACTACATGCAGAAGCTGATGGACAAGGATGCCGCCGTCCTCGACGCCAAGACGCTGAACGAATCGGGTCAGGCCGTGGGCACCCCGCTGCTGCCGGTGCTCAGCCGTGAGCTGTACGACGAGTCGCAGGAGTGGATCGCGGACTACATCAACGTGCCGGTCGACCAGATGGCACCGTTCAGCGACCGCATCTGGGATCAGACGCCGGTCGGTGAGCCGAAGGTGAAGACCCAGGAGGTCTACGCACTGCTCGACACCGTGGTGCAGAAGGTGCTCACGGACCAGAACGCCGACATCGACGCCCTCCTCGCCCAGGCGCAGACCGACGCGCAGTCGAAGCTCGACGAGTAG